The proteins below come from a single Conger conger chromosome 10, fConCon1.1, whole genome shotgun sequence genomic window:
- the galnt6 gene encoding polypeptide N-acetylgalactosaminyltransferase 6 isoform X1: MKGLRRLWSSDLREAVSLGGGAMRLFLRRRASPLKLAILGGTLFMVVLVVLQWDVGSDGGAPEPWFRELANKKEQVLGAVMGAVNNLRFQIGAPQPPPAEEQPTPDRQCPPGFYTQAELRPHLERPPQDPQAQGADGKAFSLEKLSPAEEKEKEAGMTRHCFNQFASDRISLHRSLGEDTRPPECVERKFRRCPPLPTTSVIIVFHNEAWSTLLRTVYSTLHTSPADLLTEIILVDDASTAEHLKTRLEEHVRGLKVVRVVRQVERKGLITARLLGASVAQGEVLTFLDAHCECFHGWLEPLLARIVEEPTAVVSPEIVTIDLNNFHFSKPVPTARAHNRGNFDWSLTFGWEAIPDHEKARRKDETYPVKTPTFAGGLFSISKKYFEEIGTYDDKMEIWGGENVEMSFRVWQCGGQLEIIPCSVVGHVFRTKSPHTFPKGTEVITRNQVRLAEVWMDDYKKIYYRRNKNAATMAKANKYGDISERVNLREKLHCKNFTWYLQNVYPEAFIPDLTPTLFGAIKNSGSQTCLDVGENNNAGGKPMIMYTCHNMGGNQYFEYTSHQELRHNIGKQLCLQAMHEQIIVEMCQLKGRGTAVDPRQQWEFTSEQLLRNPSFGKCLTLKEGKILMAPCNPADISQHWAFS, encoded by the exons ATGAAAGGATTGCGACGATT GTGGTCGTCAGATCTGCGTGAGGCTGTTTCTTTGGGGGGCGGAGCCATGCGTCTGTTCCTGCGCCGTCGCGCCTCGCCCCTGAAGCTGGCGATTTTGGGGGGCACGCTGTTCatggtggtgctggtggtgcTGCAGTGGGACGTGGGCTCGGACGGGGGCGCCCCTGAGCCCTGGTTCCGAGAGCTGGCCAACAAGAAGGAGCAGGTGCTGGGAGCCGTCATGGGCGCCGTCAACAACCTCCGCTTCCAGATTGGcgccccccagcccccgcccGCGGAGGAGCAGCCCACCCCCGACCGGCAGTGCCCCCCCGGCTTCTACACCCAGGCCGAGCTCCGGCCCCACCTGGAGAGGCCCCCCCAGGACCCCCAGGCCcagggggctgatgggaaggcCTTCAGCCTGGAAAAGCTGTCCCctgcggaggagaaggagaaggaggcggGGATGACCCGCCACTGCTTCAACCAGTTCGCCAGCGACCGCATCTCCCTGCACCGCAGCCTAGGGGAGGACACCCGCCCCCCTGA GTGTGTGGAGCGCAAATTCCGCCGCTGCCCGCCTCTGCCCACCACCAGTGTCATCATCGTCTTCCACAACGAGGCGTGGTCCACGCTCCTGCGCACCGTCTACAGCACGCTGCACACATCCCCCGCCGACCTGCTCACCGAGATCATCCTGGTGGACGACGCCAGCACCGCAG AGCACCTGAAGACCCGGCTGGAGGAGCATGTGCGCGGGCTGAAGGTGGTGCGGGTGGTGCGGCAGGTGGAGCGGAAGGGCCTCATCACCGCCCGGTTGCTGGGTGCCAGCGTCGCCCAGGGGGAGGTGCTCACCTTCCTGGATGCCCACT gtgagTGTTTCCACGGCTGGCTGGAGCCCCTGCTGGCACGGATTGTGGAAGAACCCACCGCCGTGGTGAGTCCCGAGATCGTTACCATCGACCTCAACAACTTCCAtttcagcaagccagtgcccaCAGCCCGTGCCCACAATCGTGGGAACTTCGACTGGAGTCTGACCTTCGGCTGGGAGGCCATTCCTGACCACGAGAAGGCCAGGAGGAAAGACGAGACCTACCCTGTCAA gaCTCCTACCTTTGCTGGAGGACTGTTCTCAATCTCCAAGAAGTACTTTGAGGAAATTGGAACCTACGATGACAAGATGGAAATCTGGGGAGGGGAGAATGTGGAGATGTCGTTTAGG GTGTGGCAGTGTGGCGGTCAGCTGGAGATCATCCCATGCTCGGTGGTTGGGCACGTCTTCCGCACCAAGAGCCCCCACACCTTCCCCAAGGGCACTGAGGTCATCACGCGGAACCAGGTGCGTCTGGCCGAGGTCTGGATGGACGACTACAAGAAGATCTACTACCGCCGGAACAAGAACGCAGCCACCATGGCCAAAGCG aaCAAGTACGGCGACATATCTGAGCGAGTGAACTTGAGGGAGAAGCTGCACTGCAAGAACTTCACGTGGTACCTGCAGAACGTCTATCCAGAAGCCTTCATTCCTGACCTCACCCCGACCCTGTTTGGAGCG ATCAAGAACTCTGGTTCTCAGACCTGCCTGGATGTAGGAGAGAACAACAACGCAGGAGGGAAGCCCATGATCATGTATACGTGCCACAATATGGGTGGCAACCAG TATTTTGAGTACACATCCCACCAGGAGCTGCGGCACAACATTGGGAAGCAGCTATGTCTGCAGGCGATGCACGAGCAGATCATCGTGGAGATGTGTCAGCTGAAGGGTCGCGGCACAGCGGTGGACCCGAGGCAGCAGTGGGAATTCACCTCG GAGCAGCTCTTACGGAACCCGTCGTTCGGAAAGTGCTTGACCCTGAAAGAAGGCAAGATACTCATGGCTCCATGTAACCCGGCTGACATCAGCCAGCACTGGGCCTTCAGCTGA
- the galnt6 gene encoding polypeptide N-acetylgalactosaminyltransferase 6 isoform X2: protein MRLFLRRRASPLKLAILGGTLFMVVLVVLQWDVGSDGGAPEPWFRELANKKEQVLGAVMGAVNNLRFQIGAPQPPPAEEQPTPDRQCPPGFYTQAELRPHLERPPQDPQAQGADGKAFSLEKLSPAEEKEKEAGMTRHCFNQFASDRISLHRSLGEDTRPPECVERKFRRCPPLPTTSVIIVFHNEAWSTLLRTVYSTLHTSPADLLTEIILVDDASTAEHLKTRLEEHVRGLKVVRVVRQVERKGLITARLLGASVAQGEVLTFLDAHCECFHGWLEPLLARIVEEPTAVVSPEIVTIDLNNFHFSKPVPTARAHNRGNFDWSLTFGWEAIPDHEKARRKDETYPVKTPTFAGGLFSISKKYFEEIGTYDDKMEIWGGENVEMSFRVWQCGGQLEIIPCSVVGHVFRTKSPHTFPKGTEVITRNQVRLAEVWMDDYKKIYYRRNKNAATMAKANKYGDISERVNLREKLHCKNFTWYLQNVYPEAFIPDLTPTLFGAIKNSGSQTCLDVGENNNAGGKPMIMYTCHNMGGNQYFEYTSHQELRHNIGKQLCLQAMHEQIIVEMCQLKGRGTAVDPRQQWEFTSEQLLRNPSFGKCLTLKEGKILMAPCNPADISQHWAFS, encoded by the exons ATGCGTCTGTTCCTGCGCCGTCGCGCCTCGCCCCTGAAGCTGGCGATTTTGGGGGGCACGCTGTTCatggtggtgctggtggtgcTGCAGTGGGACGTGGGCTCGGACGGGGGCGCCCCTGAGCCCTGGTTCCGAGAGCTGGCCAACAAGAAGGAGCAGGTGCTGGGAGCCGTCATGGGCGCCGTCAACAACCTCCGCTTCCAGATTGGcgccccccagcccccgcccGCGGAGGAGCAGCCCACCCCCGACCGGCAGTGCCCCCCCGGCTTCTACACCCAGGCCGAGCTCCGGCCCCACCTGGAGAGGCCCCCCCAGGACCCCCAGGCCcagggggctgatgggaaggcCTTCAGCCTGGAAAAGCTGTCCCctgcggaggagaaggagaaggaggcggGGATGACCCGCCACTGCTTCAACCAGTTCGCCAGCGACCGCATCTCCCTGCACCGCAGCCTAGGGGAGGACACCCGCCCCCCTGA GTGTGTGGAGCGCAAATTCCGCCGCTGCCCGCCTCTGCCCACCACCAGTGTCATCATCGTCTTCCACAACGAGGCGTGGTCCACGCTCCTGCGCACCGTCTACAGCACGCTGCACACATCCCCCGCCGACCTGCTCACCGAGATCATCCTGGTGGACGACGCCAGCACCGCAG AGCACCTGAAGACCCGGCTGGAGGAGCATGTGCGCGGGCTGAAGGTGGTGCGGGTGGTGCGGCAGGTGGAGCGGAAGGGCCTCATCACCGCCCGGTTGCTGGGTGCCAGCGTCGCCCAGGGGGAGGTGCTCACCTTCCTGGATGCCCACT gtgagTGTTTCCACGGCTGGCTGGAGCCCCTGCTGGCACGGATTGTGGAAGAACCCACCGCCGTGGTGAGTCCCGAGATCGTTACCATCGACCTCAACAACTTCCAtttcagcaagccagtgcccaCAGCCCGTGCCCACAATCGTGGGAACTTCGACTGGAGTCTGACCTTCGGCTGGGAGGCCATTCCTGACCACGAGAAGGCCAGGAGGAAAGACGAGACCTACCCTGTCAA gaCTCCTACCTTTGCTGGAGGACTGTTCTCAATCTCCAAGAAGTACTTTGAGGAAATTGGAACCTACGATGACAAGATGGAAATCTGGGGAGGGGAGAATGTGGAGATGTCGTTTAGG GTGTGGCAGTGTGGCGGTCAGCTGGAGATCATCCCATGCTCGGTGGTTGGGCACGTCTTCCGCACCAAGAGCCCCCACACCTTCCCCAAGGGCACTGAGGTCATCACGCGGAACCAGGTGCGTCTGGCCGAGGTCTGGATGGACGACTACAAGAAGATCTACTACCGCCGGAACAAGAACGCAGCCACCATGGCCAAAGCG aaCAAGTACGGCGACATATCTGAGCGAGTGAACTTGAGGGAGAAGCTGCACTGCAAGAACTTCACGTGGTACCTGCAGAACGTCTATCCAGAAGCCTTCATTCCTGACCTCACCCCGACCCTGTTTGGAGCG ATCAAGAACTCTGGTTCTCAGACCTGCCTGGATGTAGGAGAGAACAACAACGCAGGAGGGAAGCCCATGATCATGTATACGTGCCACAATATGGGTGGCAACCAG TATTTTGAGTACACATCCCACCAGGAGCTGCGGCACAACATTGGGAAGCAGCTATGTCTGCAGGCGATGCACGAGCAGATCATCGTGGAGATGTGTCAGCTGAAGGGTCGCGGCACAGCGGTGGACCCGAGGCAGCAGTGGGAATTCACCTCG GAGCAGCTCTTACGGAACCCGTCGTTCGGAAAGTGCTTGACCCTGAAAGAAGGCAAGATACTCATGGCTCCATGTAACCCGGCTGACATCAGCCAGCACTGGGCCTTCAGCTGA
- the LOC133139277 gene encoding putative nuclease HARBI1: MADIDALILILARRNARRKPPRSQTKKRFRLHQNVQQLPDELLIERCRFDREGINYLRGLLSDKLVNPYAHNHPLSVEAKICAALAYYTSNSFQTAVGNFVGVSQSTISHAVTHVTDALVELGEQFIKFPPLESHKQEKQQFRDIAGFPDVMGVVGCTHIAIRAPPGDPHTFLNHKSFHSLKVQITADVNSTITSVVARFPGSSEDSFVWRKSPMAVRCAAGCLGTGHLLGGPGYPLRSWLLTPVRRPSTRAEELYNQALRRTLRLVAHTCRLLKKRFRCLDGARVLNCFPEKCGRIIIACCVLHNIAVARNVPLPPEEGAAAQGPGTEEEEEEVGETEEEDAASPQCQLGWQKRQAVIQQHFDKL, translated from the exons ATGGCAGATATAGACGCTCTGATTCTAATCCTCGCCAGACGCAACGCTAGGCGCAAACCGCCCCGTAGCCAAACCAAGAAGCGGTTCAGACTCCACCAGAATGTTCAGCAACTACCCGACGAGTTGCTCATAGAACGCTGTCGCTTTGACAGGGAGGGCATTAACTACCTCCGTGGCCTTTTGAGCGACAAACTCGTCAATCCCTATGCGCACAACCATCCCCTGTCTGTGGAGGCAAAAATCTGCGCTGCCCTGGCCTACTACACAAGCAACTCTTTTCAGACTGCCGTGGGAAACTTTGTGGGAGTGTCCCAGTCCACAATAAGCCACGCTGTCACCCATGTCACAGACGCGCTGGTGGAATTAGGAGAGCAGTTCATTAAGTTCCCCCCTCTGGAGTCTCACAAgcaggaaaagcagcagttcagGGACATTGCGGGTTTCCCTGACGTTATGGGTGTAGTGGGGTGCACCCACATAGCCATCAGGGCACCGCCTGGGGACCCCCACACCTTCCTCAACCACAAGTCTTTTCATTCGCTCAAAGTGCAGATCACAGCAGACGTCAACTCCACCATCACCAGTGTGGTGGCACGGTTCCCGGGGTCCTCCGAAGACTCGTTCGTGTGGAGGAAGAGCCCCATGGCTGTGCGCTGTGCAGCCGGCTGTCTGGGCACTGGCCACCTCCTCG GAGGTCCAGGTTACCCCCTCAGGTCCTGGCTCCTGACGCCGGTTCGGCGGCCCTCCACGCGGGCAGAGGAGCTGTACAACCAGGCCCTGAGGCGGACGCTGCGGCTCGTGGCCCACACCTGCCGGCTCCTGAAGAAGAGATTCCGATGCCTGGATGGCGCCCGGGTCCTCAACTGCTTCCCAGAGAAGTGCGGCCGCATCATCATAGCCTGCTGCGTCCTGCACAACATCGCCGTCGCCCGCAATGTGCCGCTGCCACCAGAGGAGGGCGCTGCCGCCCAGGGCCCGGGcacggaggaagaggaggaagaggtggggGAAACGGAGGAAGAGGACGCAGCGTCTCCGCAGTGTCAGCTGGGCTGGCAGAAAAGGCAGGCCGTCATCCAGCAGCATTTTGACAAGCTGTGA
- the g6pd gene encoding glucose-6-phosphate 1-dehydrogenase — MAAVPFSRSEVFGQLRKELYEDVEFHQSDVHIFIIMGASGDLAKKKIYPTLWWLFRDGLLPEETYFVGFARSSLTVEGIRTACQPHMKVVDGEAERLSAFFSRNSYLSGQYDDEHSFSQLNAHLGTLPGGPEANRLFYLALPPSVYHNVSKNIRQHCMSSKGWNRVIVEKPFGRDLQSSEELSAHLSSLFSEDQIYRIDHYLGKEMVQNLMVLRFGNRIFSPIWNRDSVACVVLTFKEPFGTQGRGGYFDDFGIIRDVMQNHLLQILSLVAMEKPASTSSDDVRDEKVKVLKCIAPVTMEDVVLGQYVGDPAGEGDAKQGYLEDPTVPKGSSTPTFATAVLYVHNERWDGVPFILRCGKALNERKAEVRLQFTDVPGDIFGGQCQRNELVVRVQPNEAVYAKMMSKKPGVYFSPEETELDLTYGSRYRGVKLPDAYERLILDVFCGSQMHFVRSDELKEAWRIFTPLLHQIDREKSPPMPYKYGSRGPAEADELVKKVGFRYEGTYKWVNPHKL; from the exons ATGGCGGCCGTCCCTTTCTCTCGATCAGAAGTCTTTGGGCAGCTGAGGAAAGAGTTGTATGAGGATGTTGAGTTCCACCAATCAGACGTGCATATCTTCATCATCATGGGTGCCTCG GGCGATCTGGCCAAAAAGAAAATCTACCCCACGCTGTG GTGGCTCTTCAGAGATGGGCTGCTCCCTGAGGAGACCTACTTTGTGGGCTTCGCACGCTCCAGCCTCACCGTGGAGGGGATCCGTACCGCCTGCCAGCCCCacatgaag gtagtGGATGGAGAGGCAGAGCGTCTCTCTGCGTTCTTCAGCAGGAACTCGTACCTCAGTGGGCAGTATGACGATGAGCACTCGTTCTCCCAGCTGAACGCTCACCTGGGCACTCTGCCGGGGGGCCCTGAGGCCAACCGCCTGTTCTACCTGGCCCTGCCCCCCAGCGTCTACCACAACGTCTCCAAGAACATCCGCCAGCACTGCATGAGCAgcaa gggCTGGAACAGGGTGATCGTGGAGAAGCCCTTCGGCCGGGACCTGCAGAGCTCAGAGGAGCTGTCTGCCCACCTGTCCTCCCTCTTCAGCGAGGACCAGATCTACCGCATCGACCACTACCTGGGCAAGGAGATGGTGCAGAACCTCATGGTGCTGAG gtttGGGAACAGGATATTCAGCCCTATCTGGAACAGGGACAGCGTGGCCTGTGTGGTCCTGACCTTCAAGGAGCCCTTCGGGACGCAGGGGCGGGGCGGGTACTTCGACGACTTTGGAATCATCCG TGATGTCATGCAGAACCACCTGCTGCAGATCCTCAGcctggttgccatggagaaGCCCGCCTCCACCAGCTCTGACGATGTGAGGGATGAAAAG gTGAAGGTGCTGAAGTGCATTGCCCCCGTCACTATGGAAGACGTGGTGCTGGGGCAGTATGTGGGGGACCCCGCAGGCGAGGGTGACGCTAAACAGGGGTACCTGGAGGACCCCACCGTCCCCaaaggctccagcacccccaccTTCGCCACCGCCGTGCTCTACGTCCACAACGAGCGCTGGGACG gagTTCCCTTCATCCTGCGGTGCGGTAAGGCGTTAAACGAGCGGAAGGCGGAGGTGCGGCTGCAGTTCACAGACGTGCCGGGGGATATCTTCGGAGGACAGTGCCAGCGGAACGAGCTGGTGGTGCGGGTGCAGCCCAACGAGGCCGTCTACGCCAAGATGATGAGCAAGAAGCCCGGAGTCTACTTCAGCCCCGAGGAGACCGAGCTGGACCTCACCTACGGGAGCCGCTACCGG GGCGTGAAGCTGCCAGATGCATATGAGCGGCTGATCCTGGATGTTTTCTGCGGGAGTCAGATGCACTTTGTGCGCAG tgatgaACTGAAAGAGGCCTGGAGAATCTTCACTCCTCTCCTTCATCAGATAGATCGGGAGAAGTCTCCGCCCATGCCATACAAGTATGGAAG CCGAGGGCCCGCTGAGGCAGATGAGCTGGTGAAGAAAGTGGGATTCAGATATGAAGGCACTTACAAGTGGGTCAACCCCCACAAACTGTGA